GTGActagaaaatattaataaactttcACAGTGAGTGTTGTACAAACTCTGACCGGACTCTTGGTGTGGTCGCTAGTCACATTGTCCACATCGAAATACAAGTGTGTGTCTTAGTTGTTAGTTATTAATTCGTAAGTATTACTTCCtcaatgtaatgtaaataaataatttattaattattgggaGTAggttgataataaataaacaggCTTGTAGTAAGACGGAATTACAGATAACGCGCGAGTTGAGTGCAGAGTTCAGAaatgcgatagtgatgtgacctTATTATAATTGTGACGATAATCATGAgggtgtcgataaatttaatattttttttatatggaagagggggcaaacggcaCAAGGAATGgcgagaggtgaggcaaccgcccatggacatccgcaacaacaggtgtcaagagatgcgttgtcggcctttaaggtgggagtatgctcttctcttgaaggtccctaagtcgtatcggttcgggaaaaccgcagccggtaattgattccacaaagtggctgtgcgaggtaagaaattacttgcaaaacgcgcggttgtggaatgccagacgtcaaagTGATGCGGGTGGTAGTTTACACGTAATGTCcgttggtggaattcggcctctggaatcaacccgaacagcttaTATcagcactccccatgataaatgcggtagaagatgcagaaagaacccacatctctacgcaacgccaaagaatcaagccgatcggagatgacttgatcgtcgatgattcgagccgctcttcgttgtaccCGCCCAGAGGTGGGAACCATGTGAGGCCGGAATAAAGAATGAACGATGAATTTTtcctaataattaattttttttttctgccATTATTCAAAACGTGTCTAAAATAATTTTCGCCTTGTCTCGTGCGCCTTTTTCGTTTTTTTGGAGCGGGATCTGATGGActcaaatcattaaaaaaaataacatgggATCACAAATTTAGTTTTATCGCAATGATACGGTAAGCGACTACGACACAACACTACACTGCAGGCGCGCGAGACGAGGCGTGCGGAAGGCGGGGGGAGATACTCCCGCTCTTTACCACAGAcgccgactgcattcaactcgcgcgatgACTGTACTTGCattgttaatagttatttatgcaactgttgtgtaataaggggcattaaaacacgaaggtggatttatctcacgaatgtgataatagtatcacatgagtgttttaatacctaattatcaacagttgcatacaagactttatctacacccaaaatatgaatcctctaaaagattctgaaacagttagcttactgctaacattaaaacagccagtcctagtagtaacctaatatcctccattactgattatatacaaataaactaagtattaatgaaacaattatttattttagtagtaatttacattttgtatagtgcaatacttaaaattcacttgaatattatgttcttttggaaattaatctctcatttttttgtaaacaaaacaataaaaatatcgaagaaaaatggcggggattcgaataacctacttttttttacggcgcgcgaaatgttcttttttttttaattcatatagatgccacgcatcgagcaataagaatgtggctgtctgtcaAAACTccttgagcatgaagggaatgaaaaaaaaataggagtgttgttatgaaattcagtacaacattacaacactcgtttggatgatgtaatggttattagaacattgggtgtttgaatgttggcaataagctaactgtttcagaatctttaatagaggatttaaagcatgggtgtagataaaaataaatactatattctgtttttttttttattacgtgtTGTAATATTAGATATGTGATGAATTTTTGTACAATGTACATATTCAATGTAAGTAATTGAGACtgtgaaaatattgaattttagtTTTGATAAGCATAATATTCATCGTTGTTGAGGCTACCaacataagtatttttttttcagttagaACAAGGTCTGTGTCATTATTTGGGTTATTCTATAGTTTTTGTAGTTAGTTGTCTacatcacaataataatattgaacagTGCTGTTTAAATTTTACAGTTAAATTAGTGTTTAACAAGAATGTGATCTTATAGTAtgtaagaaaaattaaaatttgccaTTCATGCCACCCTTAGTAAGGcacatattgtaattaattatctaatataatataaaatggaaAAAGGACTCAATTAATTGCcctatttgtaaattttaatggcCAAAAACTTAAAGttggaatatttttatacttacacTTAAcaagtgatatatatatatatatacctaggtATAAATGtaattctgttatttttttttatatttatactaacgATGTTTTATAACTCGACttattatgtatatgttttCATTTAACTCCAAACtttgcattattttatattataaagtcgCGATATTTTTATCTAGCCAATTATTGTATTGTGCAAAATcaaaaattcaaatgtaaaattgattaaaaacagTACCTAggcaatatttttcttataatatgcaTATCACCAAGCATGGTTTTCGACTAGATGATTAGAAATGTAACAATTTtgatgtgttattttttttatagaataacaAACACTAAATGTGTGTTAATTATTGCCAATTTTTATCATGAAAGACAATATCAAGAGGTATAAACTAGAGGTACCTGATAACTGTACTTCTATaagcaataatattttaattgttgatTACATGTAcaattgttttaatgaaaataagggacgagactagcaggaagttcagctgacggtaattgatacgcccgcccattacaatacagtgcgctctagattcttgaaaatccccaaaaattctgagcggcactacaactgctctcgtcaccttgagacataagatgttaagtctcatttgcccagtaatttcactagctacggcgcccttcagacggaaacacagtaatgctttcacattactgcttcacggcagaaataggcgccgttgtggtacccattaactagccggcatcctgtgcaaaggagcctcccactcgtataCCATGTCTGATCATTGCAATATTTtgatgttatataaaataataaatttcgggccttataaatgataatctattaaaaattttacttattaacTTTATTCACGTTTTAGATGAAACTTTAATGTTCGTGATATTTAAGCACTCAAGTACAAAAAACTTATTGGGCTATTTGCCTtagtatgtaatattaattattgtaatacctataattttaacattgaaATTGTTGCATGAATAAAAATCAAActtatttttgttatgaaaGCCTTTTATTTATAGAACCACAAGtatcataaacaaaattaaatattatgtttcatttcatcatataaaaaattatgttaacattATTGATTCATGTCTTAGTAAGTATGTAAGAAAAGTACGACAAACTAGATTATTCAATTGTATCATTTGAAGAATTCCATAAACGATCAAATTCACAGCGCAATGTTGCAATTAACTGGGAATCCGAAGAAATTATTGTCAGATCTCGGGAGCAATTTACCCTTCCCAATTCATAATCCAATGACCCTAATATTGCAACAGCATCATTGGTATTCAAACCATCCGCATCAATCAATAGAAACTCGTATTCCATTTTGACTTTACCCTTAATAATTTTCACCTCTATGCCTTCCTGAGCTAAATACTCAATATCGCATACATCCTTAACGTTCTGAACACAAATCCGTATTTTCGCTTTATTTCGTTGTTTCACTCCGATCAGACAATTTGCAATGGTATCACTTTCGAGGTTCGGCGCGCAAAAGTCTATTGTTAGACAGGCCAAATTGatcatataataaatacatgtcAAATTATTTAAACCTACTTCCTGTTTGATTTTGTGGTCGTCATCTCCATACACCAAGATTTCATTAATTGTTTCACTTTGCCGTTGTCTAGTAACTTTCTTCAAAGCGTTTGAAATTGTATCACCAATAGAGGATATCCACCCAAAAACAttcattttcactatttttctGTTTATATCTTTCTCCCGAATTGGAATTAAGTTGTTTCTCGTAATTAAGAGATCTTTTTGCGCGGCGACTGTCTACTAAAGCCCTTTTCGCAAGGCTTTAGTTAAGCGGCACTAAGCGGTGTGTAGGTACTAttcgtttaaaaataattcgCACTTATCGGATATATCAAAGTACCCTCACTATTGTATGTTCGAAAAAATGTACATGACCAAagagaatatattattgacGAATAGGTACACAGTGATTTGTCAAGTCAAGTCatgctttaatttatttagtggcacggaaAGCAAGGCCAAAAGCCTTACTTACCTAATACATGGTTATATgatagattatttaaataactattagGAACATAAACAcgcattttgtttaaaaatgtgtaggtacctacatttGAGCATGCattactactaatactaattgtcttaataataatagtagcaATAAAACTCCCAAtaagataaaattatgttaaaatataatatttgcttGTGGATATTCCACTTAATAATAatctgaaaaataattattctacGTGGCCAAATGCAGACGAGTCCCATTTCGTAAAAGGTTGAACTTTAATGAGATGTGGCAAGGTTAGATGAGGTATcatggccactcttttaaatctcgacgatccagatgccgctgctgacgctgttgttGATGTGGGACTGCAAGGTATGAAACTCTTCATCCCATCTCCCTTGATGCGTTTCAGTTTCAGGCCACAACCTTGGCTTGAATCGTGGTCCTGTTTAACTCTAACGTTTAGTAAGTATGTGTTTTTACGATTTATTTTAAGATCCATATTTCAGTTGGCGTCTCAATCCGTCATCCACGATTTACGTCGGTTAActttattagtttaaattaaagGATATCTTAAATGGAGTTTATAGCTAGCACCGTTATTTTAAACGAATGATTGTAAGTAATTCATAGTCCTGTGGACgcagttaaatttaaatttaacctCGTACTTTTTGGAcacacaaacaaaattatgttggtTGCTATGACAAATTTATACtgacatttatattttgacTTCTATTTCTAATACATATTTGAGtgtattaatagtattttattaagttgaatatttttttagtaaaaatgtCTCACTGTGTATCACGAAAATCAAAACCCATTGATGTATCTCGAGCACCAGTTTCTTTAGAAGCTTCAGGAGATCGTGATACAGACAAGAAACACAGAAGCAAAAATAGAAATAAGATACCTAAAGAACTTCGTAATGACCTTGAAAATGCTCTAGTTAACGTTAGTACGACCCGTTTTCTATTTATATAGAACTAgctgttcccgcccgcttcgctggtcgaattttaaaaggaagaaACGTTGTCATAAACCGTAgtcataaaccatctaggataaatttcgcgtCGAATGGTTTTTCAAAGTTGTTGCGATACGATCAGTgctttaggcgtgaaagagcctaaaacaaagaccattttcaaaatagatacataattatatatatatatagaagacgtaggaatttttcaataaaagtgCATAATGttttgacaaatttatattctacagattataatataggtattttattaacaaacgAAGTCTCAATTTTAATAGCAGCCTAactacacggacgagtaaaaaaagaaggacccCGTGTTACctaacataacagtgaggcaccaaaacaagccggtaaacgtctaaatacatagccccacgcatacacttacactaatataagccgatcggccgccattatgagatttgccatcgtctgtgacagatcagtttgcgtcgcaataaaatattttaaaaatgccgacGTGGGtagtgaaaaagtgtaaaaacaatactataaaagtatttgtggatatatgattattaaagggagataaaattgtgtaactggtatacaccgtaaccgcacacacactagcataaaggtgcttcacttgctaatatcacggcgcggagtccttctttttttagtaGTCCGTGCCTAACTATAGGTACATTCTTGCAGTGCAGTTCAATTTTACTGTTGGGTTCCTGTTTGAAGAGACCAACACGCTTCACACTTCTAGTTTAAGGTTCATATTACAGAAGGCGTATAAATATGTGATCTATTTTATGCACTATTATAAAGACAGTGACAAAATGCATTTCAGCACGGATTATGTATGCATTAATACCTCGTGGAATACGGAGTTAAAGTTACAAGCTAACGTTCATTAATGAAAGACATAAACCATATGCTCGATGGTCTCAATACAGCTTCACAAGGAGTAGGTGTCAAAATGCACATCTCGCACCTACAcccgtaacagttgggaactgtactcttgAAATTGTTGACGACTACattggacaaataatccagtaaagcaggtccaatttcgcgaaataGGTTACTCATCGAATCCAATACGGATGGGGCCGCGTTCGGAAGGCTCCTTAAAATCTTCTCATCCCAAATACCTCAGTAtcacatacggaacgcagacgtggtcgttaACTATGGGCCCGATGAGAAAGTTCATGGTCGCTCAAGAGAGGACTATGTTCGAAGTGTCCCTGCGAGagcgaatcagaaatgaggatatccgtaggagaaccagagTCACCGACAAGCCcagatgattgcaaaactgaagtaaTGAAGTTTGAACTCGTttatggccgttgggacagtacaGACCGCGAAAGGCAACCGCGTTACGGatgccccccacaagatggatcgacgttttggtcaagatcgccgaagtAGGTTGGATGGGGGTAGTGCAGGACCTATcgtagtggagatctttgggggaggcatttgtccagcagtggacgtcttccggctgatgtcATGATAATGATGACATTCATTCATTACATTAAACATCACTGTACAATAGAATGTTACGCCTTACGTATTTTTAGGAGCAAAGTTTTGCTTATATCTTTCTTGCAAATATGCTATCTTGTGCGTCCTTGCCATACGATACAATGCCCTTTCTACTCATCTCGTACTGAATGTATcggagtgtttaatatcaaaatgacggatacttctcgtttgattgttaaaaagttatttatgtaaatttactGATTAGCCAAGGTTCTTTCGGTATCTGTGTAGCGTTTCGTGTGAATATTTcattatgaaattatattttgtaattttagcTGTGTGATATTTGGTTTGAAGAAATAAAGCCGACTTTAGTCCGAAACAACATAAAACTGCATTGGAACGAAGACAAGCCGAGTGGTGACGGCAACCCTCTGGCTGGAGGCTTGGAGTCCGAAGCAGGATGCACACATCTTGATCCAGGTGCTGACAACTATGTAAGAGCCCGTCTCTTACATCATACATACTTACAGCCTGATTAGCCTTATctgatattatacatataaatcagTCGTAGCttatggttttatttatttattattttacgacagtaaggaacgagacgaacagtacgttcagctgatggtcattgatgcacccttcccattacaatgcagtgccgcttaggattcttgaaaaacccaaaaattctaagcggcactacagttgcgttGGTCACCTTGAGAGTTTATGTTTTTGTTGTAAAacttagttttattaaactcagtttGAAGTCTAGTTGGTGAAATCGGTTCTGAGCTGGTCCCCATATTATTACGCGGTGGATTACGAGTTGACTTCTAgtaccttcttatttagatttctatgatcGTATACTTATGGAATATTATCAATTTAACCACTAACTAAACTAGATGTTATATCTGCAGCATCAACAGTCGATAAATGTGCATTGTGCCGATTGTTGTTCAACGCAGCAAACAGCATCGAGAGCGCGGTGTCGCAAGCAGCGGCGGCGCCGAAATGTGCCTCATCGCCATCCATCGGCTTCATCGCTGGTATTATTTATAATCCTTTTAGTGGTCACTAGTGGTTGTGATTTTATAAAGCCTGTGTGATCTTCAGTTATATTAGTCTAtagcaggggtgggacagacgccttaaagtgacgttttcagaagactgtagtgccatctgttagttggcccgaaaatgaaagctttgtcactCGCTTTAAaccctttcaacttttctttatttgtgttactgcccactggtcataaaatggcggctacttctagtgttagcgcatgtatgtagctctcgtgttccattttgcatatttacactactaaatctatcccttatgttctatgttgtggcaaaattaaataactctaCGTGCAATtgcaacatggtaaaaaattgcaatacctacattaaaaagtagagttagttatttaattgcgtcacaacattaaaaatgaattttataatttcgagcttatatatagttattttcggggccaatctccagatggggctagttttcaaatagacagctctcttttccctatatattactATACTCTTTGGTCTATAGTAAGGGTAGCAGTCAGATGAGGAAAGCGaagaaaataaattcaaatgtgtAGAATGCATGGTAGACTCACAGACTTaatcaaatcaatttaaatcaaaatcactttattcatataggtcatggaaatgacacttaagaatgtcaaaaataatattttcttattgaatctactgctacttcgtaaagggttgaactAATCACCTGACAGCCCGTACATACGTGGACAATTTTGATATGTCAACGTGTGGGTTTGCTAATAGTGGTCtaaaattctaaataatatGGAGCTAATCACagacaagtaaaaaaagaacaccttacataacagtaaagcaccaaaacaagcggGTAAACGAGTAACCAGGTACActcttacactaatacaagccgatcggccgccattatgagatttgccatcgtctgtgacagatcagtttgagtTTAAAAACGATACTGTAAAAaaatttgtggccatatatgcttatcttatatctttaaacgtgcaattcttgtatatatatatatatatatatatatatatatatatatatataatctgaatctcggaaacggctccaacgattttcataaaattaagtatgcaggggatttcggggatgataaatcgatctagctaggtttcaattaaaaaaatggttttatccatgtttgaatgagaaacagctacaataacattagaatacaaaggtaaatttcgccactatatacaagactattatagctcagatgggacattgggtgatccggaaagcagaaaaccccggttcgaatccagatatcctattagtttttttttgttcaagttttgtacattcttaaaaatccgagcaaggacGACCGAGCGTCCGGATATTgcttatttaagggagaaaaaattgtgttactagtataccctgtaaccgcacacacactagcataaaggtgtttcacttgctaatatcacggcgcggagtccttctttttttactcgtccgtgggagCTAAtatcaagcgtggctgactgttttcgacttctcaatcaaaatcggttacattaATAATACAATGGCTTACGTTTTCAATCTTGATACACTCCATTTCAGATTTTCTTCTCTTCTCATTCTTTATTTGTCTACACGCTGCTTTATTGTAAGTAAGGTGTGGGCTGCGCTAATGTCACATTTGACAAGAGACATTGTACTGActagattatattaatatagagATTATATATGAAGAAATGATATATATACAGGTGGTCCCAAAATTCAACATGAAGCTGAAACCAGACGATAGGATAGATGGTAAACATCACCagaaaaatctgaaaaaaatcCATCCCAAGTTCTTTAGATTTTAGCTAAGCTTTCATTTAAGATTAGTAAACTGGTAAACTGCATTCGCATAAAATCGGATTACttcaagatttttattttttaaccatatttttttagtaaccCAACAAGTGTTTTACCATTTTGGAATCCTGGTTAAAGGCGCCAACTTTTGATGGCCACGGCACtctactatatttttttcaggAGGCTCTGTCAAAGTCgagatattttgaaaatgttgaaTTCATAGGTCAACCAAAAgaggttatttaaaaaaaaaatggggcaattgtattattattttttattgtgattaAAGATATGTTATTTAAGATTATGGTGACATGTTTGAAatggacaaaaataaaaaacattaaccataataacataataaccaAAAACGGTTAAAAAATGGACAAAATTTG
The sequence above is drawn from the Leptidea sinapis chromosome 42, ilLepSina1.1, whole genome shotgun sequence genome and encodes:
- the LOC126976715 gene encoding uncharacterized protein LOC126976715 encodes the protein MSHCVSRKSKPIDVSRAPVSLEASGDRDTDKKHRSKNRNKIPKELRNDLENALVNLCDIWFEEIKPTLVRNNIKLHWNEDKPSGDGNPLAGGLESEAGCTHLDPASTVDKCALCRLLFNAANSIESAVSQAAAAPKCASSPSIGFIAEQKKRMHMLQNNPYGDELPSMMNLLSINKTSPKHKIKPWK